The proteins below are encoded in one region of Roseovarius bejariae:
- a CDS encoding ABC transporter ATP-binding protein, which produces MSQTVFEPWNDPAAKPLIQFKGVTKRFGEFTAIDDQTFDIYEKEFFALLGPSGCGKTTMMRMLAGFEAPTEGTIWLDGQDIAPIPPNKRAVNMMFQSYALFPHLSVWDNIAFGLKRDGMGRDAIGDRVAEMLKLTRLEKFAKRKPHQISGGQRQRVALARSLAKAPKLLLLDEPLGALDAKLRQDTQFELMDIQETTGTTFVIVTHDQEEAMTVASRVAVMDHGRIIQADTPARIYENPNTVYVADFIGDVTIIEGTVTRNGAGYDVAFAEDQPTLHAETDTDLADGSRAALAIRPEKVSISAEKPDDKRNALKGKILDIAYLGNLSTYHVELPNGQIIKAQAANTRRLSRRSFTWEDEVWISWTDTAAVLLEA; this is translated from the coding sequence ATGAGCCAGACAGTTTTCGAGCCTTGGAATGACCCTGCGGCCAAACCCTTGATCCAGTTCAAGGGCGTAACCAAGCGGTTCGGTGAATTCACCGCGATCGACGATCAGACATTCGACATCTACGAGAAAGAATTCTTTGCCCTGCTGGGCCCCTCGGGCTGTGGCAAGACCACCATGATGCGGATGCTGGCCGGGTTCGAGGCGCCGACCGAAGGCACCATATGGCTGGATGGGCAGGACATCGCCCCGATTCCCCCCAACAAGCGCGCCGTGAATATGATGTTCCAGTCCTACGCGCTGTTTCCACATCTGTCGGTCTGGGACAATATCGCCTTCGGCCTGAAACGCGACGGCATGGGCCGCGACGCCATCGGCGACCGGGTGGCCGAGATGCTCAAACTCACCCGGCTTGAGAAATTCGCAAAGCGCAAACCGCACCAGATTTCCGGCGGGCAACGGCAGCGCGTGGCCTTGGCCCGCAGCCTTGCCAAGGCGCCCAAGCTGCTGCTGCTCGACGAACCACTGGGCGCACTGGATGCCAAGCTGCGGCAGGATACACAGTTCGAATTGATGGACATTCAGGAAACCACGGGCACCACTTTCGTGATCGTCACCCACGACCAGGAAGAGGCAATGACCGTGGCCTCCCGCGTGGCGGTGATGGATCATGGCCGGATCATTCAGGCCGACACCCCCGCCCGCATCTATGAAAACCCCAATACCGTTTACGTGGCCGATTTCATCGGCGACGTGACGATCATCGAAGGCACCGTTACCCGCAATGGCGCGGGCTATGACGTGGCCTTTGCCGAAGATCAGCCCACCCTGCATGCCGAAACCGATACAGACCTTGCCGACGGCAGTCGCGCGGCCCTCGCCATTCGGCCCGAAAAAGTCTCTATCTCGGCGGAAAAGCCAGACGACAAGCGCAACGCCCTCAAGGGCAAGATCCTTGATATTGCTTACTTGGGGAACCTTTCGACCTATCACGTCGAACTGCCCAATGGGCAGATCATCAAGGCGCAGGCCGCCAATACCCGCCGCCTGTCGCGCCGCTCCTTCACATGGGAAGACGAGGTCTGGATTTCCTGGACAGACACCGCCGCCGTCTTGCTGGAGGCCTGA
- a CDS encoding polyamine ABC transporter substrate-binding protein, producing the protein MMRNLILTATATLALGAMTAQAEEVRVYNWSDYIDEELLTKFEEETGYDLVYDVFDSNELLETKMLAGGSGYDVVVPTGSFLLRQIQAGAFQKLDYDKLPNSDNLWDVIKERLKGYGSDVPISEYAINYMWGTTGLGVNTGKVAEVLGEDAPIDSLALIFEPENMEKLAECGVHFLDAPDEMVPAALTYLGHDPNTTDPDELDAAGELMMSVRPYVQKFHSSEYINALANGDICVAVGWSGDVLQARDRAAEADNGVEIAYNPPKEGAVMWFDMMAVPVDAPNPEGAHAFLNFIMDAQNMAQATNYVYYANGNKASQEYLNEDVINDPAIYPSEETLDNTYIKKPYDMRTQRVVTRLWTRIKSGT; encoded by the coding sequence ATGATGAGAAACCTGATTCTGACCGCAACCGCCACCCTGGCCTTGGGCGCAATGACCGCCCAGGCCGAAGAGGTGCGCGTATACAACTGGTCCGATTACATCGACGAAGAGCTGCTGACCAAGTTCGAAGAGGAAACCGGATATGACCTGGTTTACGACGTCTTCGACAGCAACGAGTTGCTGGAAACCAAGATGCTGGCCGGCGGCTCGGGCTATGACGTGGTGGTGCCGACCGGCAGCTTCCTGCTGCGGCAAATTCAGGCCGGTGCCTTCCAGAAGCTGGACTATGACAAGTTGCCCAACTCGGACAACCTGTGGGACGTGATCAAGGAACGGCTCAAGGGCTATGGCTCCGACGTGCCGATCAGCGAATACGCGATCAACTACATGTGGGGTACCACGGGCCTTGGCGTGAACACCGGCAAGGTGGCCGAAGTTCTGGGCGAGGACGCCCCGATTGACAGCCTTGCCCTGATTTTCGAACCCGAGAACATGGAAAAACTGGCCGAATGCGGCGTGCATTTCCTTGATGCCCCCGATGAAATGGTGCCTGCGGCCCTGACCTATCTGGGCCATGACCCCAACACCACCGACCCTGACGAACTGGACGCCGCGGGCGAGTTGATGATGTCGGTCCGCCCCTACGTTCAGAAATTCCACAGCAGCGAATACATCAATGCGCTGGCCAATGGCGACATCTGTGTGGCTGTCGGCTGGTCAGGGGATGTGTTGCAGGCGCGGGACCGTGCCGCCGAAGCCGATAACGGCGTCGAGATCGCCTACAACCCGCCCAAGGAGGGCGCGGTGATGTGGTTCGACATGATGGCCGTTCCGGTGGATGCCCCCAACCCCGAGGGCGCACATGCCTTCCTGAATTTCATCATGGACGCGCAGAACATGGCGCAGGCGACGAACTATGTTTACTACGCCAACGGCAACAAGGCCTCGCAGGAATACCTCAACGAGGACGTGATCAACGATCCGGCGATCTATCCGTCCGAAGAGACGCTTGATAACACCTATATCAAGAAGCCCTACGACATGCGCACCCAGCGCGTCGTGACGCGCCTTTGGACCCGCATCAAATCGGGCACCTGA
- a CDS encoding GntR family transcriptional regulator yields MTKVAHNLTAQAGSGRRLPAHEVIYRQLRALVLFGDLAPGQAVTIQGLTDRLGAGMTPVREAIRRLTAEGALEFQGNRRVCVPLLSAANVSELILARQWLDPHLALRATERAAPADLDHLERLDTELDAAITRGDLRGYLESNYRFHKELYDLAEAPILSDMADGLWLRFGPSLRVVCGRMGTQNLPDKHKELLAAMHARDAEGAARAIREDVIQGMEQVRQSLDDPGG; encoded by the coding sequence ATGACCAAAGTTGCACATAATTTGACCGCCCAAGCCGGGTCGGGAAGGCGTCTTCCCGCGCATGAGGTGATCTATCGGCAATTGCGCGCACTGGTGCTGTTCGGCGATCTGGCTCCGGGGCAGGCGGTGACCATTCAGGGCCTGACCGACCGGCTGGGCGCGGGGATGACGCCCGTGCGCGAGGCGATCCGCCGCCTGACCGCCGAGGGCGCCTTGGAATTCCAGGGCAACCGCCGGGTCTGTGTGCCGCTTCTGAGCGCGGCGAACGTCAGCGAATTGATCCTTGCGCGCCAATGGCTTGACCCTCATCTTGCCCTGCGCGCGACCGAGCGCGCGGCGCCTGCCGACCTGGACCACCTCGAACGCCTCGATACCGAACTCGATGCGGCGATTACGCGGGGTGATCTGCGGGGGTATCTCGAGTCGAATTACCGGTTTCACAAGGAGCTTTACGATCTGGCCGAGGCGCCGATCCTGTCGGATATGGCAGATGGTCTGTGGCTCCGGTTCGGGCCGTCGCTCAGGGTCGTTTGCGGGCGGATGGGAACCCAGAATCTGCCCGACAAGCATAAGGAACTTTTGGCCGCCATGCATGCCCGCGATGCGGAAGGCGCGGCACGGGCGATCCGCGAGGATGTGATCCAGGGAATGGAGCAAGTGCGCCAGTCACTGGACGATCCGGGCGGGTGA
- a CDS encoding aspartate aminotransferase family protein, translating to MTLITNHMPTAELQALDAAHHMHPFTNGDELNAKGARVITRAKGVTLTDSDGNEILDAMAGLWCVNLGYGRDELAEAAARQMKELPYYNTFFQTTHVPVIALSERLAQLAPGDLNHVFYAGSGSEANDTNIRLVRTYWAQKGKPDKNIIISRKNAYHGSSVGSASLGGMQGMHAQGGLPIPDIHHINQPNWWAEGGDMTPEEFGLARAQELEEAILELGEDRVAAFIGEPVQGAGGVIVPPETYWPEIQRICDKYGILLIADEVICGFGRTGQWFGSQTYGIRPHIMTIAKGLSSGYAPIGGSIVCDEVAEVMNACEFAHGYTYSGHPVACAVALENLRILEEEGIVDRAGSETAPYLKQKWEGLVDHPLVGEAKIAGLMGSIALTPDKATRAQFAADAGTAGLICREECFANNLVMRHVGDRMVISPPLVITKPEIDTLIDRATTALDAAHARLQDEGLMKAAS from the coding sequence ATGACCCTGATCACCAACCATATGCCCACCGCCGAATTGCAGGCGCTGGATGCCGCGCACCATATGCATCCCTTCACCAACGGGGACGAACTCAACGCCAAGGGCGCGCGGGTGATCACCCGCGCCAAGGGCGTGACCCTGACCGATAGCGACGGCAACGAGATTTTGGATGCCATGGCGGGGCTGTGGTGTGTGAACCTTGGTTATGGGCGCGACGAACTGGCCGAGGCCGCCGCGCGGCAGATGAAGGAACTGCCCTATTACAACACCTTCTTCCAGACGACCCATGTGCCGGTGATCGCCCTTTCGGAACGTCTGGCGCAGCTGGCCCCCGGGGATCTGAACCACGTGTTCTATGCCGGGTCGGGGTCCGAAGCGAACGACACCAACATTCGCCTTGTCCGCACCTATTGGGCGCAAAAGGGCAAGCCCGACAAGAACATCATCATCAGCCGCAAGAACGCCTATCACGGATCGTCGGTGGGCAGCGCCAGCCTTGGCGGGATGCAGGGGATGCACGCGCAAGGCGGGCTGCCGATCCCCGACATTCACCACATCAACCAACCCAACTGGTGGGCCGAAGGGGGCGATATGACGCCCGAGGAGTTCGGCCTTGCCCGCGCGCAGGAGTTGGAAGAGGCGATTCTGGAATTGGGTGAAGATCGCGTCGCCGCCTTCATCGGCGAGCCAGTGCAGGGTGCGGGCGGCGTGATCGTCCCGCCCGAAACCTACTGGCCCGAGATTCAGCGGATTTGCGACAAATACGGTATCCTGCTGATCGCCGACGAGGTGATCTGCGGCTTTGGCCGTACGGGGCAATGGTTCGGCTCGCAGACCTATGGCATCCGCCCGCATATCATGACCATCGCCAAGGGGCTGAGTTCGGGCTATGCGCCCATCGGTGGCTCCATCGTCTGTGACGAGGTGGCCGAGGTGATGAACGCCTGCGAATTCGCGCATGGCTATACCTATTCGGGCCATCCCGTGGCCTGTGCCGTGGCGCTCGAGAACCTGCGTATTCTGGAGGAGGAAGGCATCGTCGACCGTGCCGGCTCCGAAACCGCGCCCTACCTCAAGCAGAAATGGGAAGGTCTGGTCGATCACCCGCTGGTGGGGGAGGCCAAGATTGCCGGGTTGATGGGCTCTATCGCGCTGACGCCGGATAAGGCCACCCGCGCGCAGTTCGCCGCCGATGCGGGCACCGCCGGGTTGATCTGTCGCGAGGAATGTTTTGCCAACAACCTGGTGATGCGTCACGTGGGCGACCGGATGGTGATCTCGCCGCCCCTGGTCATCACCAAGCCTGAGATCGACACCCTGATCGACCGCGCCACCACGGCGCTGGATGCCGCCCACGCGCGGTTGCAGGACGAAGGTTTGATGAAGGCCGCCAGTTAA
- the radC gene encoding RadC family protein: protein MSQRNAFSEMPLPLFESDEAPAVPVADGGALPSYIKDHRKRLRARFLEGGAQAMPDYELLELVLFRAIPRRDVKPLARALLDQFGDFNGVLSAPPERLSQVPGVAEAVICELKVIEAAAHRLSRARVMQRQVISSWDALLDYCHTTMAHRETEQFRVFYLDRKNVLIADEEQAKGTVDHVPVYPREVVKRALHLNASALILVHNHPSGDPTPSEADIAMTAQVATAAEALGLALHDHIIIGKSCELSFRAEGYI from the coding sequence ATGTCGCAGCGCAACGCCTTTTCCGAGATGCCCCTGCCGCTTTTCGAAAGCGACGAAGCGCCCGCCGTTCCGGTGGCGGACGGGGGCGCCTTGCCGTCCTACATCAAGGATCATCGCAAGCGGCTCAGGGCGCGGTTTCTGGAGGGCGGCGCGCAGGCCATGCCGGATTACGAGCTTTTGGAACTGGTCCTTTTTCGCGCTATCCCGCGCCGGGATGTGAAACCACTGGCGCGGGCATTGCTGGACCAGTTCGGGGATTTCAACGGGGTGCTTTCCGCCCCGCCCGAGCGCCTGTCGCAGGTTCCGGGCGTGGCGGAGGCGGTGATTTGCGAGTTGAAGGTGATCGAAGCCGCCGCGCATCGGTTGTCGCGCGCCCGGGTGATGCAGCGGCAGGTGATCTCAAGCTGGGATGCCCTGCTGGATTATTGCCACACCACCATGGCGCATCGCGAGACCGAGCAGTTTCGGGTTTTCTATCTTGACCGCAAGAACGTTCTGATTGCCGATGAAGAACAGGCCAAGGGCACGGTGGATCACGTGCCGGTTTATCCGCGCGAGGTGGTCAAACGGGCGCTGCATTTGAATGCCAGTGCGCTGATCCTCGTGCATAACCACCCTTCGGGCGACCCGACGCCGTCAGAGGCGGATATTGCAATGACGGCGCAGGTGGCCACGGCGGCCGAGGCGCTGGGCCTTGCGCTGCATGACCACATTATTATCGGCAAATCCTGTGAACTCAGCTTTCGGGCCGAGGGGTACATCTAA
- a CDS encoding substrate-binding domain-containing protein — translation MSLVRAAFSAALFLFCMATAGLAQDVTLTSRDGDVEISGNLLGFDGEFYRVDTVYGELTVDGSGVLCDGPGCPNLENYVARVTLSGAPVIGRVLMPALIEAFAIRNDYGLERVNENGKSFTYALTDGETERLIGEFTFRLNNTDEGFADLLANEADMVMALREARRNEVSHARKAGLGDLDARGRSRVLALDALVPVVAPSNPVQAITVPDLARVLAGEIDNWRDLGGPDAPIAVHLRDARSGLGQATEDRLLAPLRKPLIERALRHEDTPALIKAVADDPFALGVTSHSETGNTWELALKGDCGFALRATRRAVKTEDYPLTAPLFLYTPARRFPKLVREFLSYMRDPSAQLVIRRAGFVDQSPEEVEINAQGDRFANAIARAGREVGLEELQRMVKTLAPLRRLTTTFRFEAGSARLDAQSRSNVRQLARAMEVGLYDARRLVFVGFSDGEGPAAANRDIAMRRAKTVRDAVTSAAETANLARIKLEVEAFGEAMPMACDDSAWGRQVNRRVEVWVR, via the coding sequence ATGTCATTGGTACGTGCGGCGTTCAGCGCCGCACTTTTTCTTTTTTGTATGGCAACCGCCGGGCTTGCGCAGGATGTCACCCTGACCTCGCGCGATGGCGATGTCGAGATTTCCGGCAATCTTCTGGGGTTCGACGGTGAGTTTTACCGCGTCGACACGGTTTATGGCGAGTTGACGGTGGATGGCTCGGGCGTGCTGTGCGACGGGCCGGGATGCCCCAACCTTGAAAATTACGTCGCGCGCGTCACCCTGTCGGGCGCGCCGGTGATTGGGCGCGTGTTGATGCCCGCCCTGATCGAGGCCTTCGCAATACGCAACGATTACGGCCTTGAGCGGGTCAATGAGAACGGCAAAAGCTTCACCTATGCCCTGACGGATGGCGAAACTGAGCGCCTGATCGGCGAGTTCACCTTTCGCCTGAACAACACCGACGAGGGCTTTGCCGACCTGCTGGCCAACGAGGCGGATATGGTGATGGCCCTGCGCGAGGCGCGGCGCAACGAGGTGTCGCACGCCCGCAAGGCCGGGCTTGGAGACCTCGATGCACGGGGCCGAAGCCGGGTTCTGGCCCTGGATGCGCTGGTGCCCGTGGTCGCGCCCAGCAACCCGGTGCAGGCAATCACCGTGCCCGATCTGGCCCGGGTTCTGGCCGGGGAGATCGACAATTGGCGCGATCTGGGGGGGCCGGACGCGCCGATTGCCGTTCACCTGCGCGATGCGCGCTCGGGTTTGGGGCAGGCCACCGAGGATCGCCTGCTTGCCCCGCTTCGCAAGCCGCTGATCGAACGCGCCCTGCGCCACGAAGACACCCCCGCCCTGATCAAGGCCGTGGCCGATGATCCTTTCGCGCTTGGTGTGACCAGCCATTCGGAAACCGGCAACACGTGGGAACTGGCCCTCAAGGGCGACTGCGGCTTTGCCCTGCGGGCCACCCGCCGCGCCGTCAAGACCGAGGATTACCCCCTGACCGCACCGCTGTTTCTTTACACCCCCGCACGCCGCTTTCCCAAGCTGGTGCGCGAATTCCTGTCCTATATGCGCGACCCCTCGGCCCAACTTGTAATCCGGCGTGCCGGGTTCGTCGACCAATCCCCCGAGGAGGTCGAGATCAACGCGCAGGGCGATCGTTTTGCCAATGCCATCGCCCGCGCAGGCCGCGAAGTGGGCTTGGAAGAATTGCAACGCATGGTCAAAACGCTGGCCCCCTTGCGGCGGCTGACCACGACCTTCCGGTTCGAGGCCGGGTCCGCGCGACTGGATGCGCAATCACGGTCGAACGTGCGGCAACTGGCCCGTGCGATGGAGGTGGGGCTGTACGATGCGCGGCGGCTGGTTTTCGTGGGCTTCAGCGACGGCGAAGGCCCCGCCGCTGCCAACCGCGACATCGCCATGCGCCGGGCCAAAACCGTGCGGGACGCGGTGACAAGTGCCGCCGAAACCGCCAACCTCGCGCGCATCAAGCTTGAGGTCGAAGCCTTTGGCGAGGCGATGCCCATGGCCTGCGATGACAGCGCATGGGGCCGGCAGGTGAACCGCCGGGTCGAGGTCTGGGTGCGTTAG
- the secA gene encoding preprotein translocase subunit SecA, whose translation MLGIGTVAKKIFGTANDRKIKATRPLVAKINALEPEYESLSDDGLIEKTAEFKARIENGESLDAILPEAFANCREGARRTLGLRAFDVQLMGGIFLHQGNISEMKTGEGKTLVATFPAYLNALTGKGVHIVTVNDYLARRDAEWMSKVYGALGLSTGVVYPQQPDDEKQQAYAADITYATNNELGFDYLRDNMKSSLEEMSQRGHHFAIVDEVDSILIDEARTPLIISGPAQDRSDLYVAIDALIPDLTDEHYTIDEKAKSVTFTDEGNEYLEELLHSKGLLDEGQSLYDPESTTIVHHVNQGLRAHKLFLKDRDYIVRDGEVMLIDEFTGRMMAGRRLSEGLHQAIEAKEGCEIKPENVTLAQVTFQNYFRLYEKLSGMTGTAATEAEEFAEIYGLGVVEVPTNKPIARLDEDDAVYRTAQEKFNAIVESIREAHEKGQPILVGTTSIEKSEVLSQLLTQAKIKHNVLNARQHEQEAQIVADAGKLGAVTIATNMAGRGTDIKLGGNVDFKIMEALEASPEGDPEAIREKIEAEHAKDEEAVKEAGGLFVLATERHESRRIDNQLRGRSGRQGDPGRSAFFLSLDDDLMRIFGSERLEKVLSTLGMKEGEAIVHPWVNKSLERAQAKVEGRNFDIRKQLLKFDDVMNEQRKVIFNQRLDIMKAEDLSEIVQDMRGEVIDDLVEEYMPPKTYADQWDTEGLHAAVMEQLNMDLPVKDWADEEGVDDDDIAERLENAADDMMAQKAAAFGPENMRAIEKQILLQAIDQKWREHLLTLEHLRSVVGFRGYAQRDPLNEYKNEAFQLFETMLDSLRQDVTQRLSQIRPMTEEEQQAMLAQIEEQRAQMEEAAKARQPGSKVAEPGQEGTAQNFDETDPSTWGNPGRNEACPCGSGKKFKHCHGRLA comes from the coding sequence ATGTTGGGTATTGGAACCGTCGCCAAGAAGATCTTCGGCACCGCGAATGACCGCAAGATCAAGGCGACACGCCCTCTGGTCGCCAAGATCAACGCACTGGAACCCGAGTACGAATCCCTGAGCGACGACGGGCTGATCGAGAAAACGGCGGAATTCAAAGCCCGGATCGAAAACGGCGAAAGCCTTGATGCCATCCTGCCCGAGGCCTTTGCCAACTGTCGCGAAGGGGCACGCCGCACACTGGGCCTGCGGGCCTTCGACGTACAGTTGATGGGCGGTATCTTCCTGCACCAAGGCAATATTTCCGAGATGAAGACCGGCGAGGGCAAAACCCTTGTTGCCACCTTCCCCGCCTACCTCAACGCGCTGACCGGCAAGGGCGTGCATATCGTGACGGTCAACGATTACCTCGCCCGCCGCGACGCCGAGTGGATGAGCAAGGTTTACGGTGCCCTGGGCCTGAGCACCGGGGTGGTCTATCCGCAGCAGCCCGACGATGAAAAACAACAGGCCTATGCCGCCGACATCACCTATGCCACCAACAACGAGCTTGGCTTCGATTACCTGCGCGACAACATGAAATCCTCGCTTGAGGAAATGAGCCAGCGCGGGCACCATTTTGCCATCGTCGACGAGGTGGATAGCATCCTGATCGACGAGGCGCGGACGCCGCTGATCATTTCCGGCCCGGCGCAGGACCGCAGCGACCTGTATGTCGCGATTGATGCGCTGATTCCCGATCTGACGGACGAGCATTACACCATCGACGAAAAAGCCAAGAGCGTGACCTTCACCGATGAAGGCAACGAGTATCTGGAAGAACTGCTGCATTCCAAGGGTCTGCTGGACGAGGGGCAATCGCTTTACGACCCCGAAAGCACCACCATCGTGCACCACGTCAACCAGGGGCTTCGGGCGCATAAACTGTTCCTGAAGGATCGCGATTACATCGTGCGCGACGGCGAGGTGATGCTGATCGACGAGTTCACCGGCCGGATGATGGCCGGGCGGCGCCTGTCCGAGGGCCTGCATCAGGCCATCGAGGCCAAGGAAGGCTGTGAGATCAAGCCCGAGAACGTCACGTTGGCGCAGGTGACCTTCCAGAACTATTTCCGCCTTTATGAAAAGCTGTCGGGGATGACCGGCACCGCCGCCACCGAGGCCGAGGAATTCGCCGAAATCTACGGCCTTGGCGTGGTCGAGGTGCCCACCAACAAGCCCATCGCGCGACTTGACGAGGACGACGCGGTGTATCGCACCGCGCAGGAGAAATTCAACGCCATCGTGGAGTCGATCCGCGAGGCGCATGAGAAGGGTCAGCCGATCCTTGTCGGCACCACCTCGATCGAAAAATCCGAGGTGCTGAGCCAGCTTTTGACGCAGGCGAAGATCAAGCACAACGTGTTGAACGCGCGCCAGCACGAGCAGGAGGCGCAGATCGTCGCCGATGCCGGGAAGCTGGGCGCGGTGACCATCGCCACCAACATGGCCGGGCGCGGCACCGACATCAAACTGGGCGGCAATGTCGATTTCAAGATCATGGAGGCGCTGGAGGCCAGCCCCGAGGGCGACCCCGAAGCGATCCGCGAAAAGATCGAAGCCGAGCACGCCAAGGACGAGGAAGCGGTGAAAGAGGCCGGGGGCCTGTTCGTGCTGGCCACCGAACGCCACGAAAGCCGCCGGATCGACAACCAGTTGCGCGGCCGGTCGGGCCGTCAGGGGGATCCGGGGCGCTCGGCCTTCTTCCTGTCGCTGGATGACGACCTGATGCGCATCTTCGGCTCGGAGCGCCTTGAAAAGGTGCTGTCCACGCTGGGCATGAAGGAAGGCGAGGCGATCGTTCACCCATGGGTCAACAAATCGCTGGAACGCGCGCAGGCCAAGGTGGAAGGGCGCAACTTCGACATCCGCAAGCAGTTGTTGAAGTTCGACGACGTGATGAACGAACAGCGCAAGGTGATCTTCAACCAGCGTCTGGATATCATGAAGGCCGAGGACCTGTCGGAAATCGTACAGGACATGCGCGGCGAGGTGATCGACGATCTGGTCGAAGAATACATGCCGCCGAAAACCTATGCCGATCAGTGGGATACCGAGGGGCTTCATGCCGCGGTCATGGAACAGCTCAACATGGACCTGCCGGTTAAGGACTGGGCCGATGAGGAAGGCGTGGACGACGATGACATCGCCGAACGCCTTGAGAATGCCGCCGACGACATGATGGCGCAGAAGGCCGCGGCCTTCGGCCCCGAGAACATGCGCGCCATCGAAAAACAGATCCTCTTGCAGGCCATCGACCAGAAATGGCGCGAGCACCTTCTGACGCTGGAGCACCTGCGCAGCGTCGTGGGCTTCCGTGGCTACGCACAGCGCGATCCGCTGAACGAATACAAGAACGAAGCCTTCCAACTGTTTGAAACCATGCTGGACAGCCTGCGGCAGGACGTGACCCAACGCCTGTCGCAGATCCGGCCCATGACCGAAGAAGAACAGCAGGCCATGCTGGCCCAGATCGAGGAACAGCGCGCCCAGATGGAGGAGGCCGCCAAGGCCCGCCAACCGGGCAGCAAGGTGGCCGAACCCGGGCAGGAAGGCACCGCGCAGAACTTTGACGAGACCGACCCCTCGACATGGGGCAACCCGGGCCGGAACGAGGCCTGCCCCTGTGGATCAGGTAAAAAATTCAAGCATTGTCACGGACGCTTGGCCTAG
- a CDS encoding peptidylprolyl isomerase, with amino-acid sequence MLIRPSFFSAAALALGLATAAPATAQDAPDPETVVATVDGTDITLGHMIALRSSLPQQYNQLPPEVLFNGILEQLVQQTLLMQDFEGELSRQAELLIENERRAVIAGEVITDVMGGDLDAEAVQAAYDEKYGSAEEETEYRAAHILVETEEEAKALIEELEGGADFTALAQEKSVGPSGANGGDLGWFGEGTMVESFFNAVTELEVGALSAPVQTQFGWHVIKLNETRIKEQPSLDEVRAQLEEELRQAAFEEHVKTLEAGAEIERADTSGIDPTAINDMTLLED; translated from the coding sequence ATGCTTATCCGTCCGTCTTTTTTCTCCGCCGCCGCACTCGCCCTGGGGCTTGCCACCGCCGCCCCCGCCACGGCACAGGATGCGCCCGACCCCGAAACCGTGGTGGCCACGGTGGATGGCACCGACATCACGCTGGGCCACATGATCGCCCTGCGCTCCAGCCTGCCACAGCAATACAACCAACTGCCCCCCGAGGTGCTGTTCAACGGCATTCTTGAGCAACTGGTACAGCAAACCCTGCTGATGCAGGATTTCGAAGGCGAGCTTTCCCGCCAGGCCGAGCTGTTGATCGAAAACGAACGCCGCGCCGTGATCGCCGGTGAGGTCATCACCGATGTGATGGGCGGCGATCTGGATGCCGAGGCCGTGCAGGCCGCCTATGACGAAAAATACGGCAGCGCCGAGGAAGAAACCGAATACAGGGCCGCGCATATCCTCGTCGAGACCGAGGAGGAGGCAAAGGCCCTGATCGAAGAACTGGAAGGCGGGGCCGATTTCACCGCGCTGGCACAGGAAAAATCCGTCGGCCCGTCGGGCGCCAACGGCGGCGATCTGGGCTGGTTCGGTGAGGGCACCATGGTGGAATCCTTCTTCAACGCCGTGACCGAGCTTGAGGTCGGCGCCCTGTCCGCGCCCGTGCAAACGCAATTCGGCTGGCATGTGATCAAGCTCAACGAAACCCGGATCAAGGAACAGCCCAGCCTTGATGAGGTGCGCGCCCAACTGGAAGAGGAACTGCGTCAGGCCGCCTTCGAAGAGCATGTCAAAACCCTTGAAGCCGGGGCCGAGATTGAGCGCGCCGATACTTCGGGCATCGACCCCACGGCCATCAACGACATGACCCTGCTGGAGGACTGA